Proteins encoded by one window of Pelmatolapia mariae isolate MD_Pm_ZW linkage group LG14, Pm_UMD_F_2, whole genome shotgun sequence:
- the im:7138535 gene encoding protein FAM98B isoform X2 — MERSAGTVSAIKALGYPGSRCLSRCRCDELPCPLLSWLCAELRTLCPELRELQAARIIKYKESHPDERATEADSEKEQRVQDLSRDFCEENEGDDGSGENRRKAEMQAEWILLLRALNMDASSRFEDVLNEVNERLSRLPSGDMTKPLLSTSLSSEQWLQVKKMNEILSEDYRRRRQMMVTRFQVTLESFAWGEKQKERSAALASAPNLASLIGSSQVSPSLLLAAREDQSFIDPVKAGTSTSVYKTLMGSVPDRGGRPGEIEPPMPAWTGRSSKGNRGGRGGGQSHKHKKKKGKKD, encoded by the exons ATGGAGAGGAGCGCGGGGACAGTTTCAGCCATTAAAGCTCTGGG GTACCCGGGCAGCCGCTGCCTCTCCCGGTGCAGATGTGACGAGCTTCCCTGTCCGCTGCTCAGCTGGCTGTGCGCAGAGCTCAGGACTCTCTGCCCGGAGCTACGAG AATTGCAAGCAGCTCGTATTATCAAGTACAAAGAGTCACATCCTGACGAGCGGGCGACAGAAGCGGACTCTGAAAAAGAGCAGCGAGTTCAAGATCTGAGCCGTGACTTTTGTGAGGAGAACGAAGGCGATGACGGTTCAGGTGAAAACAGGAGGAAGGCAGAGATGCAAGCAGAATGGATTTTACTTCTGCGTGCTCTCAACATGGACGCCTCCTCTCGGTTTGAGGACGTTTTGAACGAG GTGAATGAGAGGCTTTCTCGCCTACCAAGTGGAGACATGACCAAACCTCTTCTCAGCACCAGCCTCAGCTCAGAGCAGTGG CTtcaagtgaaaaaaatgaatgaaattctGTCCGAGGACTATCGGCGTCGGCGACAAATGATGGTCACGCGCTTTCAGGTTACGCTTGAATCATTTGCAtggggagaaaaacaaaag GAGCGCAGTGCTGCGCTGGCTTCGGCGCCTAATCTTGCGTCCCTCATCGGCTCTTCCCAAGTGTCTCCATCTCTGCTGCTCGCTGCCAGAGAGGATCAGTCCTTCATTGACCCGGTCAAAGCTGGAACAAGCACCTCTGTTTACAAG ACGTTGATGGGCAGTGTGCCAGACAGAGGAGGACGACCTGGGGAAATTGAGCCTCCTATGCCAGCATGGACAGGGAGAAGCTCGAAAGGCAACAGAGGGGGACGAGGAGGCGGACAATCTCATAAacataagaagaagaaagggaaaaaagattAA
- the im:7138535 gene encoding protein FAM98B isoform X1 has product MERSAGTVSAIKALGYPGSRCLSRCRCDELPCPLLSWLCAELRTLCPELRDSGGSGDVLLAGELKNVLSNISSPLAVLTSEVLDPSTLNKVAEFLVSELQAARIIKYKESHPDERATEADSEKEQRVQDLSRDFCEENEGDDGSGENRRKAEMQAEWILLLRALNMDASSRFEDVLNEVNERLSRLPSGDMTKPLLSTSLSSEQWLQVKKMNEILSEDYRRRRQMMVTRFQVTLESFAWGEKQKERSAALASAPNLASLIGSSQVSPSLLLAAREDQSFIDPVKAGTSTSVYKTLMGSVPDRGGRPGEIEPPMPAWTGRSSKGNRGGRGGGQSHKHKKKKGKKD; this is encoded by the exons ATGGAGAGGAGCGCGGGGACAGTTTCAGCCATTAAAGCTCTGGG GTACCCGGGCAGCCGCTGCCTCTCCCGGTGCAGATGTGACGAGCTTCCCTGTCCGCTGCTCAGCTGGCTGTGCGCAGAGCTCAGGACTCTCTGCCCGGAGCTACGAG ACTCAGGAGGGTCAGgtgatgtgctgctggcgggaGAGCTGAAAAATGTACTATCAAACATATCCTCTCCCCTCGCTGTGCTGACCTCCGAGGTGTTGGACCCATCCACTCTCAACAAAGTCGCTG AGTTCCTTGTATCAGAATTGCAAGCAGCTCGTATTATCAAGTACAAAGAGTCACATCCTGACGAGCGGGCGACAGAAGCGGACTCTGAAAAAGAGCAGCGAGTTCAAGATCTGAGCCGTGACTTTTGTGAGGAGAACGAAGGCGATGACGGTTCAGGTGAAAACAGGAGGAAGGCAGAGATGCAAGCAGAATGGATTTTACTTCTGCGTGCTCTCAACATGGACGCCTCCTCTCGGTTTGAGGACGTTTTGAACGAG GTGAATGAGAGGCTTTCTCGCCTACCAAGTGGAGACATGACCAAACCTCTTCTCAGCACCAGCCTCAGCTCAGAGCAGTGG CTtcaagtgaaaaaaatgaatgaaattctGTCCGAGGACTATCGGCGTCGGCGACAAATGATGGTCACGCGCTTTCAGGTTACGCTTGAATCATTTGCAtggggagaaaaacaaaag GAGCGCAGTGCTGCGCTGGCTTCGGCGCCTAATCTTGCGTCCCTCATCGGCTCTTCCCAAGTGTCTCCATCTCTGCTGCTCGCTGCCAGAGAGGATCAGTCCTTCATTGACCCGGTCAAAGCTGGAACAAGCACCTCTGTTTACAAG ACGTTGATGGGCAGTGTGCCAGACAGAGGAGGACGACCTGGGGAAATTGAGCCTCCTATGCCAGCATGGACAGGGAGAAGCTCGAAAGGCAACAGAGGGGGACGAGGAGGCGGACAATCTCATAAacataagaagaagaaagggaaaaaagattAA
- the si:ch211-235m3.5 gene encoding BICD family-like cargo adapter 1 — MDRLDDWSFKSKKIMDLEEDFFFHYGAEEMTDYQDPSELLAALKQKEEEVILAAQLGNALLLENRQLKEQSEKLHEQYAEKLEELEQGKHEVRLKLERHQSQWESQMGDLERDARELSAQVEQLTRALGEAERDKSRTQLEHNENTQRLQEELKAAMEVERAMSTELQALKQELQQKGSHNRQQDEELMSAMREQVLRLSQKEQVLEQRLESVCQENEELRASLASLDARLALHDQLNEQHSQQLAEAWQEVEAARGHSQQLQAQVEELQEEVSLQEARSYGDTSLLSELESSLEITGLGVSKEELTQEMGSILQLLLPLTQELNGSEQSEVADQQEDLKAMLHRLKGVTQTLSQASRPQELNQGFVETTGDESGNLSMTQELRDQNVQLQQENAELMQKLQSVQDQTEVVQQAIKDRDEAIAKKNRMEEELVRSKNDMMSLNNQLLEAIQRKLELSQELEAWQDDIQIFINQQLKSQQQLEQPQKKPASNNSMSFFRRPSRTASTWSRQSSASSWNSDCDQDKNQSPWRDWLRRGKGVQYSK, encoded by the exons ATGGATCGACTCGATGATTGGAGCTTCAAGTCCAAGAAAATAATGGACCTAGAGGAGGATTTCTTTTTCCACTATGGAGCGGAGGAAATGACAGATTATCAGGACCCCAGTGAACTTCTGGCTGCTTTAAAACAAAAGGAGGAAGAGGTTATTTTGGCAGCCCAGCTGGGAAACGCATTGCTCCTAGAAAACCGCCAGCTTAAGGAGCAGAGCGAAAAACTTCATGAGCAATACGCAGAGAAGCTGGAG GAGCTGGAGCAGGGAAAACATGAGGTGCGACTGAAGCTGGAGCGCCACCAGTCCCAGTGGGAGAGCCAGATGGGAGACCTGGAGCGGGATGCGAGGGAGCTGAGCGCCCAGGTGGAGCAGCTTACCCGGGCGCTCGGCGAGGCTGAGAGGGACAAGAGTCGAACTCAGCTAGAGCACAACGAGAACACTCAGCGGCTCCAGGAGGAGCTCAAAGCT GCGATGGAGGTGGAGAGAGCCATGTCCACTGAGCTGCAGGCTCTGAAACAGGAGCTGCAACAAAAAGGAAGTCACAACAGGCAGCAGGACGAGGAGCTGATGAGTGCCATGAGAGAGCAG GTGTTGCGTCTCTCACAGAAGGAACAGGTGCTGGAGCAACGATTGGAGAGCGTTTGTCAAGAAAACGAAGAACTGAGGGCGAGTTTGGCCTCTTTGGACGCACGCTTGGCGCTGCACGACCAACTCAACGAGCAGCACAGCCAGCAG cTTGCCGAGGCGTGGCAAGAGGTGGAGGCTGCACGGGGTCATTCACAGCAGCTTCAGGCCCAGGTGGAGGAGCTTCAGGAGGAGGTGTCCCTGCAGGAAGCCAGGAGCTACGGCGACACTTCCCTGTTGTCTGAGCTGGAAAGTAGCCTGGAGATAACAGGCCTTGGAGTCAGCAAAGAAGAG ttAACGCAAGAAATGGGGTCCATCCTTCAGTTACTCCTCCCGCTGACCCAGGAGCTGAACGGCTCAGAGCAGTCAGAGGTCGCTGATCAGCAGGAAGACCTGAAGGCCATGTTGCATCGGCTGAAGGGCGTGACTCAAACTCTTTCACAGGCATCCAGGCCACAG GAGCTGAATCAGGGTTTTGTCGAAACGACGGGTGATGAGAGTGGGAATCTGAGCATGACACAGGAGCTGAGAGATCAG AATGTGCAGCTGCAGCAAGAAAATGCTGAACTGATGCAGAAGCTGCAGAGCGTTCAAGATCAAACTGAAGTTGTCCAACAGGCCATCAAAGACCGAGATGAAGCCATTGCGAA GAAAAACCGAATGGAAGAAGAGCTGGTGAGAAGTAAAAACGATATGATGTCTCTCAACAACCAGTTACTGGAAGCCATCCAACGCAAACTGGAGCTATCACAGGAGCTGGAGGCCTGGCAG GATGACATCCAGATCTtcatcaaccagcagctcaaGTCCCAGCAGCAGTTGGAGCAGCCTCAGAAGAAGCCCGCCTCCAACAACAGCATGTCATTCTTTCGCAGACCCAGCAGAACGGCTTCCACTTGGTCACGCCAGTCGTCGGCCTCCTCCTGGAATTCAGACTGCgatcaggacaaaaaccaatcCCCGTGGAGGGACTGGTTAAGACGGGGCAAAGGGGTGCAGTACAGCAAATAG
- the ube4a gene encoding ubiquitin conjugation factor E4 A: MTDQGNNNQNISRNPFAALFSSLADAKQFASGQKPQQLSTQPPLEDSGESQSESENSVSDSVDDNDDSVAEISRSFRSRQELCEQLNVNHMIQRIFLITLDNSDPSLRGGNGIPPRCVYLEEMAADLDGQDWLDMDNIEQALFNRLLLLEPGNQLIYMTSCSAVNLSADRDAGEKCAIPYLFACYQRAKEEITKVPEKLLSFAVRCKNLTVSNTRTVLLTPEIYISQNVYEQLLDLLLESFNGAHPEEVVEFVEEVIAGLLSDQEVRTFEEVIVPVFDIFQGRVKDLDLCQPLLYSYLDVLLYFSHHKDIAKVLVEHIQPKDPANGLQYQKSLLGTVFNISCLLKTPGVVEGHGYFLNPSRSSAQETKVQEANIHQFMGQFHEKLHQILKNLLQRSGETRHLLLTWLGSCLQANAGRAKIWANQMPEIFFQMYASDAFFLNLGAALLKLCQPFCRPRSPKLLTFNPTYCALKELSEEERRNRNVHARGLDKETCLIPVPPQQPMESAQSYSLLTENLILTQLTQHLGFHRLHEQMVKMSQSLHRLQVTWQEAQRTGSPMSEQLLEQFERLMIVYLSTKAATTQPAMLQCCLNLQASTAALLVQLSMGNQGPEHVALSFPLPSLQNTMLCYVPEFFAENLGDFFIFLRRFAEDILETSAESLEQILNFITVFMGNVERMKNPHLRAKLAEVLEAVMPHMEPVTPGAAQPIVFQRERVFCSYRHAPQLAEALITVFVDIEFTGDPHQFEQKFNYRRPMYPALKYMWGKDNYRESIKHLANYASENLEAMNPPLFLRFLNLLMNDAIFLLDEAIQYLSKIKILQLERDRGDWEGLAPDARREKESSLQMFGQLGRFHNIMSNETIGTLAFLTSEIKGIFVHPFLAERIISMLNYFLQHLAGPKMGALKVKDFSEFDFKPQQLVSDICTIYLNLGDEENFCATVPKDGRSYSPTLLSQTIRVLKKINKPGDMIVAFGLLADKIKSHADRQQQEEETYADAPDEFLDPIMSTLMLDPVLLPSSNVTVDRSTIARHLLSDQTDPFNRSPLTMDQIRPNEELKQQILQWLEKHKQEKLQLGPSG, from the exons ATGACTGACCAGGGCAACAACAACCAGAACATCTCCCGCAACCCCTTTGCTGCCCTCTTCAGCTCACTGGCTGATGCCAAACAGTTTGCATCAGGCCAGAAACCTCAACAGCTTTCTACTCAACCACCAC TGGAGGACTCGGGTGAGAGCCAGTCGGAGTCAGAAAACTCTGTTTCAGACAGCGTTGATGACAATGACGACTCCGTGGCAGAGATTAGCCGTTCCTTCCGGTCCCGGCAGGAGCTGTGCGAGCAGCTCAATGTCAATCACATGATCCAGCGAATATTTCTCATCACTCTGGACAACA GTGACCCTAGTCTGAGAGGAGGTAATGGGATCCCTCCTCGGTGTGTTTACCTGGAGGAGATGGCTGCAGATCTAGATGGGCAGGACTGGCTGGACATGGACAACATAGAACAG gCTCTTTTTAACCGTCTGCTGCTGCTAGAGCCGGGAAACCAGCTCATCTATATGACGTCATGCAGTGCTGTTAACCTGTCTGCTGACCGGGATGCTGGAGAGAAATGTGCCATCCCTTACCTTTTTGCTTGTTATCAGAGGGCTAAGGAAGAG ATCACAAAGGTACCAGAGAAGTTACTTTCGTTTGCTGTTCGCTGTAAGAATCTGACCGTTTCTAACACACGAACAGTCCTGCTCACCCCAGAGATCTACATCAGTCAGAATGTCTATGAACAACTTCTGGACCTGCTGCTTGAAAGCTTCAATGGAGCAC ATCCAGAGGAAGTGGTTGAATTTGTGGAGGAGGTCATTGCTGGCCTGCTGTCTGATCAGGAGGTGCGGACTTTTGAGGAGGTTATAGTACCGGTGTTCGACATCTTCCAGGGACGTGTCAAGGACTTGGACCTGTGTCAGCCTCTTCTCTACTCCTACCTGGATGTTCTCCTCTATTTCAGCCACCATAAAGATATTGCCAAG GTACTGGTTGAACACATCCAGCCCAAAGACCCAGCTAATGGTTTGCAGTACCAGAAGAGCCTGCTGGGGACAGTATTCAATATATCCTGCTTGCTGAAAACCCCAGGTGTGGTAGAAGGGCACGGCTACTTCCTGAACCCTTCCCGCTCCAGCGCCCAGGAAACAAAGGTCCAAGAGGCCAACATCCACCAG TTTATGGGCCAGTTTCATGAGAAGCTGCACCAGATCTTGAAAAACTTACTCCAGCGGTCTGGTGAGACCCGCCACTTGCTGCTCACCTGGTTAGGCAGCTGCCTGCAAGCTAATGCTGGCCGAGCCAAGATCTGGGCCAATCAGATGCCAGAGATCTTCTTTCAGATGTACGCCTCAGATGCGTTTTTCTTGAACTTGGGTGCAGCTCTGCTGAAGCTGTGCCAGCCCTTCTGCAGGCCACGTTCACCTAAACTGCTCACCTTCAACCCAACCTACTGCGCACTCAAAGAACTGAGTGAGGAAGAGAGGAGGAATCGCAATGTGCATGCAAGAG GTCTTGACAAGGAGACCTGCCTGATCCCTGTGCCTCCCCAGCAGCCGATGGAGTCGGCGCAGTCCTACAGCCTTCTGACTGAAAACCTCATCCTCACACAACTCACCCAGCATCTAGGCTTTCACAG ACTCCATGAGCAGATGGTGAAGATGAGCCAGTCTCTCCACCGGCTCCAGGTGACGTGGCAGGAGGCCCAGCGAACAGGCAGCCCAATGTCGGAGCAGCTCCTGGAGCAGTTTGAGCGTCTGATGATTGTCTATCTCTCAACCAAAGCTGCCACTACACAGCCTGCCATGCTGCAATGTTGCCTTAACCTACAAGCTTCCACTGCTGCTCTGCTCGTTCAGCTCAGTATGGGGAACCAGGGGCCTGAACATGTAGCACTCAGTTTTCCCCTGCCCTCCCTGCAGAACACGATGCTCTGCTATGTACCTG AGTTTTTTGCAGAAAATTTGGGAGATTTTTTCATCTTCCTTCGTCGGTTTGCAGAAGACATCTTGGAGACTTCTGCAGAAAGTCTAGAGCAGATTCTAAACTTCATTACTGTCTTCATGGGTAACGTAGAGAG GATGAAGAACCCTCATTTAAGAGCAAAGCTTGCCGAGGTTTTGGAGGCAGTGATGCCCCACATGGAGCCGGTGACCCCTGGTGCTGCTCAGCCAATCGTGTTCCAGAGAGAAAGAGTTTTCTGCTCCTATAGACACGCACCCCAGCTGGCTGAGGCCCTCATTACTGTGTTTGTAGACATTGAATTCACAG GTGATCCTCATCAGTTTGAACAGAAATTCAACTACAGAAGGCCTATGTATCCAGCTCTTAAATACATGTGGGGAAAAGACAACTATAGAGAGAGCATCAAG CATTTGGCCAACTATGCATCTGAAAACCTGGAGGCCATGAACCCCCCTCTTTTCCTCAGGTTCCTCAACTTACTGATGAATGATGCCATCTtcctactggatgaggccattcAG tACCTGAGTAAAATCAAGATTCTGCAGCTGGAGAGGGATCGAGGGGACTGGGAAGGCCTGGCCCCTGATgccagaagagagaaagagTCCAGCCTGCAGATGTTTGGACAGCTGGGACGCTTCCACAACATCATGTCCAATGAGACCATCGGCACACTGGCCTTCCTCACCTCAG aaATTAAGGGTATCTTTGTGCACCCATTCCTGGCTGAGAGGATCATCTCCATGCTTAACTACTTCCTGCAGCACCTGGCGGGTCCTAAAATGGGCGCTCTTAAAGTCAAGGACTTCAGTGAGTTTGACTTCAAACCTCAGCAGCTCGTTTCTGACATCTGCACAATCTACCTAAACCTGGG CGATGAGGAGAATTTCTGTGCCACTGTCCCAAAGGATGGCCGATCGTATTCTCCTACTCTTCTCTCCCAGACCATTAGAGTATTGAAAAAGATCAACAAGCCTGGGGATATGATTGTAGCTTTTGGACTCCTCGCTGATAAAATAAAG TCTCATgcagacagacagcagcaggaagaggagaCATATGCAGATGCTCCAGATGAATTCTTGGATCCCATCATGTCCACCTTGATGCTTGACCCTGTTCTTCTCCCCTCTTCCAATGTAACAGTAGACCGCTCAACTATAGCAAGACACCTCCTCAG